One Rosa chinensis cultivar Old Blush chromosome 5, RchiOBHm-V2, whole genome shotgun sequence genomic region harbors:
- the LOC112165180 gene encoding G-type lectin S-receptor-like serine/threonine-protein kinase CES101 isoform X1 — translation MARSLTLIFILITLLDSGTFNLIQRVKSDDDSAPPGTFLPGKKLGVNHRTGYIWSLSSSPSPLGSFTLSWEHKRRQLHISLGEVVYWSSGVFKDGRFEYISSSRYNFTIVSNKREDSITYSTVDHTDKVSAWLLTDTGDLYDTYTGDDIARADCDGYSTEKGCRRRLRPSSCMATFGVEFQLRKAYCHSTSERTPYYFRNVSNGASECKAACWQDCECLGFDIAINQTAGCRFWSADCQFDKVSGFSSGSSFGSGSSFVLSRLIPSQPSSPGSIKQDPARRLIWIGTAVVSALLVMVSLFACYLLIRRIGRKLVHSDRNGAKVQEILTLMKPNIPTHENDGKIGNDISVFSYTSVLAATRNFSNENKLGEGGFGSVYQGKLVTGQEIAVKKLSKNSEQGALEFKNELILVYELQHTNLVRLFGFCIRGEERMLIYEYMPNKSLDNFLFDSTRGVLLNWKRRFNIIEGVAQGLLYLHKYSRMRVIHRDLKASNILLDESMNPRISDFGMARTFTQNELEANTKRIVGTYGYMSPEYVFGGNFSIKSDVYSFGVLMLEIISGRRNNSFYNDDRVLTLAGYTWELWKKDAALELMDPTLGNSCDEDQLLRCMHVGLLCVEENATDRPNMSDLISMLTNESVPLPKPTKPAFCTRRNVITSGIDRKGPELESINGLSISDFAAR, via the exons ATGGCTAGAAGTCTCACCTTGATTTTCATTCTCATCACCCTGTTGGACTCCGGCACCTTTAACCTTATTCAGAGAGTGAAGTCCGATGATGATTCGGCTCCTCCAGGAACATTTCTGCCAGGCAAGAAGCTAGGTGTGAACCATAGAACCGGCTACATCTGGTCACTTTCATCATCACCAAGTCCTTTGGGTTCTTTCACACTTTCTTGGGAGCACAAACGACGCCAATTGCATATTAGCCTAGGTGAGGTGGTTTATTGGAGTAGTGGAGTCTTTAAAGATGGGAGGTTCGAATATATATCATCATCCAGGTACAATTTCACCATCGTttcaaataaaagagaagacTCCATCACCTACAGCACCGTGGATCATACTGATAAAGTGTCAGCATGGCTGCTGACGGACACGGGGGATCTGTATGATACTTATACAGGAGATGACATTGCGCGAGCAGACTGCGACGGCTATAGCACCGAGAAAGGGTGCCGTAGAAGACTCCGGCCAAGTAGTTGCATGGCGACATTTGGGGTTGAGTTTCAGCTGAGAAAAGCTTACTGTCATTCAACTAGTGAAAGAACCCCATATTATTTTAGGAATGTAAGTAATGGCGCTAGTGAGTGCAAGGCCGCTTGTTGGCAAGATTGTGAATGCCTTGGCTTTGACATTGCGATTAATCAAACAGCTGGATGCCGTTTTTGGAGTGCAGACTGTCAATTTGATAAAGTCAGTGGATTCAGTTCTGGATCTAGTTTCGGTTCTGGATCTAGTTTTGTGCTGTCAAGATTAATCCCTTCACAACCATCGTCTCCCGGAAGTATTA AACAAGATCCAGCACGTAGGTTGATCTGGATTGGCACTGCAGTTGTCTCTGCTCTACTGGTAATGGTGAGTTTGTTCGCCTGCTATCTACTAATAAGAAGAATAGGAAGGAAATTAGTACATTCAG ACCGAAATGGGGCAAAGGTTCAGGAAATTCTtaccttgatgaaacctaatatACCTACTCATGAAAATGATGGAAAGATAGGAAATGATATAAGCGTTTTTAGCTACACATCTGTTCTGGCTGCTACACGCAACTTCTCAAACGAAAACAAGCTCGGTGAAGGGGGGTTTGGATCTGTTTATCAG GGAAAATTGGTGACGGGACAAGAAATAGCCGTAAAGAAGCTTTCCAAAAATTCAGAGCAAGGCGCTCTAGAGTTTAAGAATGAATTGATACTCGTATATGAACTCCAGCATACCAACCTTGTTCGACTTTTTGGATTTTGCATTCGTGGTGAAGAGAGGATGTTGATATATGAGTACATGCCAAACAAAAGTCTGGACAACTTTTTGTTTG ATTCAACCAGAGGTGTGCTACTCAATTGGAAAAGGCGTTTCAACATAATTGAAGGAGTCGCTCAAGGATTGCTTTACTTGCACAAATACTCCAGAATGAGAGTGATTCATAGAGATTTGAAGGCCAGTAATATTCTACTCGATGAAAGCATGAATCCaagaatttctgattttggtaTGGCAAGGACTTTTACACAAAATGAACTAGAAGCAAATACTAAGAGGATTGTCGGGACATA TGGTTACATGTCACCTGAGTATGTCTTCGGGGGGAACTTCTCTATAAAGTCCGATGTGTACAGTTTTGGAGTCTTAATGCTTGAAATCATCAGTGGTAGGAGAAACAACAGCTTCTACAATGATGATCGCGTGCTCACTTTAGCAGGATAT ACATGGGAGCTATGGAAAAAAGATGCAGCGCTGGAACTAATGGATCCAACACTAGGCAATTCCTGTGATGAGGACCAATTGTTAAGATGCATGCATGTCGGTCTGCTCTGTGTGGAAGAGAATGCAACCGATCGGCCGAACATGTCAGATCTCATATCTATGTTGACAAATGAAAGCGTGCCTTTACCTAAACCAACAAAGCCAGCATTTTGTACAAGGAGAAATGTGATCACGTCTGGTATAGATAGGAAGGGGCCAGAACTTGAATCTATAAATGGTCTGTCCATTTCTGATTTTGCTGCCCGTTAA
- the LOC112165180 gene encoding uncharacterized protein LOC112165180 isoform X2: MARSLTLIFILITLLDSGTFNLIQRVKSDDDSAPPGTFLPGKKLGVNHRTGYIWSLSSSPSPLGSFTLSWEHKRRQLHISLGEVVYWSSGVFKDGRFEYISSSRYNFTIVSNKREDSITYSTVDHTDKVSAWLLTDTGDLYDTYTGDDIARADCDGYSTEKGCRRRLRPSSCMATFGVEFQLRKAYCHSTSERTPYYFRNVSNGASECKAACWQDCECLGFDIAINQTAGCRFWSADCQFDKVSGFSSGSSFGSGSSFVLSRLIPSQPSSPGSIKQDPARRLIWIGTAVVSALLVMVSLFACYLLIRRIGRKLVHSDSTRGVLLNWKRRFNIIEGVAQGLLYLHKYSRMRVIHRDLKASNILLDESMNPRISDFGMARTFTQNELEANTKRIVGTYGYMSPEYVFGGNFSIKSDVYSFGVLMLEIISGRRNNSFYNDDRVLTLAGYTWELWKKDAALELMDPTLGNSCDEDQLLRCMHVGLLCVEENATDRPNMSDLISMLTNESVPLPKPTKPAFCTRRNVITSGIDRKGPELESINGLSISDFAAR; this comes from the exons ATGGCTAGAAGTCTCACCTTGATTTTCATTCTCATCACCCTGTTGGACTCCGGCACCTTTAACCTTATTCAGAGAGTGAAGTCCGATGATGATTCGGCTCCTCCAGGAACATTTCTGCCAGGCAAGAAGCTAGGTGTGAACCATAGAACCGGCTACATCTGGTCACTTTCATCATCACCAAGTCCTTTGGGTTCTTTCACACTTTCTTGGGAGCACAAACGACGCCAATTGCATATTAGCCTAGGTGAGGTGGTTTATTGGAGTAGTGGAGTCTTTAAAGATGGGAGGTTCGAATATATATCATCATCCAGGTACAATTTCACCATCGTttcaaataaaagagaagacTCCATCACCTACAGCACCGTGGATCATACTGATAAAGTGTCAGCATGGCTGCTGACGGACACGGGGGATCTGTATGATACTTATACAGGAGATGACATTGCGCGAGCAGACTGCGACGGCTATAGCACCGAGAAAGGGTGCCGTAGAAGACTCCGGCCAAGTAGTTGCATGGCGACATTTGGGGTTGAGTTTCAGCTGAGAAAAGCTTACTGTCATTCAACTAGTGAAAGAACCCCATATTATTTTAGGAATGTAAGTAATGGCGCTAGTGAGTGCAAGGCCGCTTGTTGGCAAGATTGTGAATGCCTTGGCTTTGACATTGCGATTAATCAAACAGCTGGATGCCGTTTTTGGAGTGCAGACTGTCAATTTGATAAAGTCAGTGGATTCAGTTCTGGATCTAGTTTCGGTTCTGGATCTAGTTTTGTGCTGTCAAGATTAATCCCTTCACAACCATCGTCTCCCGGAAGTATTA AACAAGATCCAGCACGTAGGTTGATCTGGATTGGCACTGCAGTTGTCTCTGCTCTACTGGTAATGGTGAGTTTGTTCGCCTGCTATCTACTAATAAGAAGAATAGGAAGGAAATTAGTACATTCAG ATTCAACCAGAGGTGTGCTACTCAATTGGAAAAGGCGTTTCAACATAATTGAAGGAGTCGCTCAAGGATTGCTTTACTTGCACAAATACTCCAGAATGAGAGTGATTCATAGAGATTTGAAGGCCAGTAATATTCTACTCGATGAAAGCATGAATCCaagaatttctgattttggtaTGGCAAGGACTTTTACACAAAATGAACTAGAAGCAAATACTAAGAGGATTGTCGGGACATA TGGTTACATGTCACCTGAGTATGTCTTCGGGGGGAACTTCTCTATAAAGTCCGATGTGTACAGTTTTGGAGTCTTAATGCTTGAAATCATCAGTGGTAGGAGAAACAACAGCTTCTACAATGATGATCGCGTGCTCACTTTAGCAGGATAT ACATGGGAGCTATGGAAAAAAGATGCAGCGCTGGAACTAATGGATCCAACACTAGGCAATTCCTGTGATGAGGACCAATTGTTAAGATGCATGCATGTCGGTCTGCTCTGTGTGGAAGAGAATGCAACCGATCGGCCGAACATGTCAGATCTCATATCTATGTTGACAAATGAAAGCGTGCCTTTACCTAAACCAACAAAGCCAGCATTTTGTACAAGGAGAAATGTGATCACGTCTGGTATAGATAGGAAGGGGCCAGAACTTGAATCTATAAATGGTCTGTCCATTTCTGATTTTGCTGCCCGTTAA